GTTGGCCTCCCATTTGATCAGGCGGTTATTTCCAAGCCTCCTTCCTTCGTTTTCTCCGCCCCTTCTTCTCCTCTTATACTTTCTCTCCCTCACTCCCCCAATTTCCATCTCCcccatttcttctctctctctcaataccCAAATTTTATCATTTCCCAAACAAAGACAGAGCCACTGAAACAAGGGGAGAGATGTCCTTCTCTGCCACCAATTTGGCCCAGCCCCTCCAACTCAACACCGCCACCCCCAGATCCAATGACAAGCCCTCCTTGTTGTTGCCCAAGACCTCATCTTTTCTCGGATCCACCCGCAACTTCCGACCCACTTCCTTATCTGCTAACCCCAGTCACTCGAATGCCCACCGTCGATCCGCTGTCGTTGCTGTCTCCGAAGCTgtgaaggagaagaagctCCATGCATCCACCAATCTGGTAATGTTTTAGTCTTGAAAGTTCATTGCTTGATTTAGTTTTCTGGgtaagttttgtttttctcgTGCATGGTAAGCCAAGGGAAGGAGAAGAGAATTggatttcaaattttgtttttcttgggtttttaAGTACTGGGTAGCTGAGATTTACGAGCAATTCCACTTAATCAAGCttaatttaagtttttttatcCAACAATTGAAAACCCAGAACAGATAAATCCCAAGCTTCCACCTTTCAGCTTTGTTTCTCGGTGGCTTTAATTCAGTTTGATTTGTGtcttatttttcaagttcatgGAACATCAGTATATCTATCTAATTAAGTTTGAAGAGATTTAGAAGTACACAGCTgagctttttctttgtttcccaAAGATTTAGTTATCTCATGAAATGAAAGAGTGTCTAAGACTATCCTTTTCAATCTTTGTGCATTTAGCTTATAACAAAAGAGGAAGGCTTGGAGCTGTATGAAGACATGGTATTGGGTAGGTCTTTTGAGGACATGTGTGCTCAGATGTATTATAGAGGCAAGATGTTCGGGTTTGTTCATCTTTACAATGGCCAAGAAGCTGTGTCAACTGGGTTTATCAAGCTTACAAAGAAGGAAGATTCAGTGGTGAGCACTTACCGTGATCACGTACACTCCTTGAGTAAGGGTGTCCCTGCTCGTGAGGTGATGAGTGAGCTCTTTGGAAAGGCCACTGGTTGTTGCCGAGGCCAAGGTGGTTCAATGCACATGTTTTCAAAAGAGTACAATGTGCTTGGTGGGTTTGCATTTATTGGTGAAGGGATACCAGTAGCAACAGGTGCAGCATTCTCCTCTAGATACAGGAGGGAAGTGCTGAAACAAGCAGACTGTGATCACGTGACATTGGCCTTTTTTGGAGATGGGACTGCTAATAATGGCCAGTTCTTTGAGTGTTTGAACATGGCAGCATTGTGGAAATTGccaattgtttttgttgtggAGAACAATTTGTGGGCTATTGGAATGTCACATTTGAGGGCTACTTCTGATCCAGAAATTTGGAAGAAGGGCCCTGCATTTGGTATGCCTGGTGTTCATGTGGATGGGATGGATGTTTTGAAGGTGAGGGAGGTGGCAAAGGAGGCGATTGGAAGGGCCAGGAGAGGAGAAGGGCCAACATTGGTGGAATGTGAAACATACAGGTTCAGAGGACATTCATTGGCTGATCCCGATGAGCTTCGTGACCCTGGTGAGTATTTGAATTatgtctttcttcttttagaTGTGTCcttgtttttgactttttattcAATTCTTGGAGAGATGTTAATGCTTCTGCTTGTATGCattttacaaattaaaatttgtctaTGCTTCCGTCTCCTACTCCTTTTGGTTCTGTTTCTGCTCATAGTTTCTTCTGTGTTGAGTTTTAATATcgtgatttttttgttgttcgTTGGATTGTGGACTTAAGCCCCTGTATGAACTATTTAGTGGATAGTTTCTTCTGTGTTagatttttatcttttcaGTACTAATATCCTGATTTTTAATTTACTTGTGTTGGATTATGGAGTTCCCCAATCTATTGGAGAAAATAATTATCTCATTTCGCAGCCAGCATGTTCACTTCTTAGTTTTCATATCATTTCATTCCTTTGAGTTGAAGTTGCTAAATATTAACCACGATGCTTGGTTCCATTTTGGCAGCTGAGAAGGCACACTATGCTGCCAGAGACCCCATCACAGCCTTAAAGAAATACATACTTGAGAACAATTTGGCCACTGAACAAGAGTTGAAGGCCATACATAAGAAGATTGATGAGTTGGTTGAGGATGCTGTTGAGTTCGCAGATGAGAGCCCACTTCCACCTCGCAGCCAGCTGCTCGAGAATGTGTTTGCCGATCCAAAGGGTTTTGGAATCGGCCCTGATGGCAGCTACAGATGTGAAGATCCTAAGTTCACTCAGGGCACTGCTCATGTCTAATCTATGTTGGACCTCTAGCAATCAACGTGTGCTAGCTCTGTGTTCCTAGATATATGCATGGTGTTAATTTTTAGTTACTGCTAGCAGTTACTTTGTCACGTAAGAAGATTGTATGAGCTTTATCTACTGTAAGCAGGAATATGTTTGTTAGTTGTTTCAGTTTTGGTCATTATACCgctcattttaaaattatccttgtttttttgtatTGGCAAGCAAAACCCTGTTGGGATGTTGGCTCTTTGTTTCCAATTTTATTATATCTACACATGATTATCAAAATTTTGCATTCATCGGTTCCAACATATTAAATTGATATTGCAGCAATTGTTctttgctgtttttttttttttttttttttttgggccaaCATGTAATTTGCTAAAAAGTTGGGAAATTTATATCATGCTTATGTCAAGAAGCAAataacatgtatatatatatatcaagtCTAGTATGCGACTCTCTTTACAAACTTTGAACTTCAAAAATTTACAAAGCTGGCAATGGAAGCATGAATGGTAAAAACTCATAATCGAAGTACTCTTCTACACTGTATGAGttccaaaataaaatgtaCATGTTGAGGGTAAAATAGTACTGAAACATCTGGTacaaaaattgtaagaaaTGGTAAAAATAAGAATGAAGATATGATATTTAAGAAGgagaaacaacaaaagaatGTGCCGGTAAGTGTCAATTCAGACGGGGATTACAACTTAAGAGCGGAAATTGCTTCAGGTTTAAAATCAACTCTCAGACTCAATACTCGCCTGACCTCGGCTGGCGTCAGTCTCCAGGTCATAGGTCCTGAGTTCTCACCCCAGAAATCTAAAATCTCCGAGACCTTTTCTAAGTTGAGGATTGTCGCCATTTGAGTGAGACGAGCAAACTTGTCTCTAACAGTCCTTTGAGTCATACTAGAGAAGTGGCTTACCAATGCTCTAGCATCTCTGTCCAGCTGAAGGCCTCCAAGTTGACTGAACCTCTTCTGTATCATAGTTGCTTCAAGCCTCTTCACAATGAAGTCAAGTACCAAATGTATGAATGAGTCATAATTGTTGGCAGTCATTAGTGGCTGGAGCCACGCTACGTTCATCTCAACAGCATGAAGAAGCCTTTGGACCCAAGGGTCATTAACCTCATTGTTGGCATATTGAGCCTCTGACAGCTCATAGCTAATGGTCCCCACATGATCTAGCACCGGACGGAGGCGGGGTGCCACCGTTGCCACAAGTTGTTCCAGGCCAGCATTCAAAGCTTGCTTGAATGTGTTGCTTATATTCCCTAATTCAGACAGACAGGACTTAACTTTTTCCCTATCAACTGGTGCAGGAAATACCTGATAAACATGATATCATTTTTGTTAATACCTGATAATGGAATTACTTTTTATAAAGAAGCAAATAATATGTAGGGAAAAAAACATTACAATCCAACAAAAAGAATGATCACATCAGATGATAACATCTAACATGAATCCAAGAGACCAAGATGGATACAAAAGAAGCCCAAACATTAATAGCCAGTGCATTTGCTAGTGTATACAGCATCATATTAAAGCAACCACCAAGGCAGATATGACCTACCAAGGACAATAAAATACTTAAGAGTTTACAGCCAAGAAGGTGACACAAGCATGATATATATCTTGAAACTAAAACTTTTTACTATACATGTCGTCGAAGCCATTTTATGATTCTAGACAACCAAAACGTAGCTCTTAATGACTATTTCCATATCTACTGAATTAATAACCAATAGGCAACAAGTAACAAATGGGGGCTTGGAGAAATGCTAATCTGTCTCACTGAGTTACAATGCTCTCTTGACTCTTCATTTCTATGCACTCGAATTTtggttataaaaaataaaaaaaattgcaaaatacAAAGGATTAAGAAAGTAAAGGCAACAGCTACATCAACAGATCAtgcacaataaataaaatacaacagCGGCATGATCCATCAACTTAGTGGACAATAAATAAGAAACCCGTAACTATAAAGTTCCACCATATAAAGAAGCCTGTGACGGCAGCatccaaaatgaaatttaccAAAGCaatcttgaaaaaaaaaatatatatatatatatagagagagtaCTAAGCAGCACTTCAAGTGATCATACAAACCACATATCTTTCTTCAAAATTAAGTCTGCACCACATCAAGCTTCACATCCTATTAGTATTAGGGATAAATGTTCTGTTCTCACTGTAAAGTGTTATGGTAAGTAGGTTCTAATCATGTTAGCAAAGATTGACAAAGCAATTGGAAAACGAAACTCACACTATAGGCAATCAGATCACTAGAGGGGCACAAACTTAAGTTAAATGGAGGATTGTATAAAACTAATTATGCAAGGTTATGGGGATTTGGGGCTTCGACCTAATGCAAAGCAAGTTAAAATGTAAGCCAAAGACTTGCCTAAACAGTGTAGTTGTTATTCATGTCACAAATCTTGAAAAGTAAAGCACAGAGTAAACTACAGCATTTCAATTACCTCTAAGCATTGCTCTTCAATCTCGTGTTTCAATTTGAGGACATACTCACTActgacatccaaattattcaAAACAGTGGCAATCTCCGTCCCAGTCTTTTGCACACCAACACCACCCAAAAACAGCTTTGCACCAAGATTGGGCTCTCTCATCTTCTGTTGCAAAGCCTCATGGTACTCATTGCTCAACAAGCTACTCGCGCCACTCAACACAGCTATCACAGAGCTGATATTCAAAGTGGATATTGCCCTCCGTAAGCAACTCTGCAAGACATAGAAAACATCGTCCACCATCGAAGTCATGAGACTGTCAGGCCCCTGCTCATCAATTCTTATAGCCTTCCTCACATTCTCCACCATAAAGAAACCCTCTAATATGACATAAAACCCAGTAATTTCCTGAACCACCTTGCTAAAACTTCCACTCCTAAAAGCCTTAGTGGCTCTTGGTCCTAAATCCGGGTCAACATTCGTAAATCCCTTGATCTTAGACACCATGAACTCAGTATAATCCTCACCCAATTGCATCAAAGACAGTATCTCTTCCAAGAAGAGCTCAACCTCTCTAGGATCAGGCCCCTCAGACCCAACACCAACACCACCAACATTAAGCAAATTCTTGTTCTGGGCATTAATCTCAGAGCTCAACTTTGGCAATCTCCTATACTCCATGTACTTCTTCAAAATCAAACTACCCCTCGTATCACACTCCTCTTGAAGTTCACAAATGGCGTAAACAACCCCATCTTCCCCACAAAGCCCTCTCAGGATCTCATCATTATCTTCAACAGCTAAAACAATGTCCTTGAACAAATTGGTCAAACACCCAACAAAATTGACCGTCTGGATTGGATTGTTCTGCTCCATAAGCTCCACCAAGTGCTCGAATTCCAGCCTGGATCTCATCCCAATTACCTTCCTCAAATACCCCACGTAAACCTGCAAGCCCTCCGTCTCCAAACCCAGCGGAGTGTAAAGCCTGATAAATCTCAACACGGTTGGATGCTCCCTCTGGTCCACGGCCTCAGAGAGCTTCTTCCTGATTATCGATTCGAGCTGCCGCTTCGACTCCATGAGCTGCTCTCGCTGCTCGGAGCCCGAGTCCCTGTACTCCGAGTCAATCTGAATAAACCGCTGCACGTACTTGGCGGCAGACTCGTAGTCCTGGGTGTCGAGGGCTTGCTTGACGCCGTCGATGCAGTTTCCGAGCTCGACGATGGCTTCCAGGCGGAGGAGCGTGGATTTGACGCGCGATTGGGCGAGGTCGAGCTCGCGGACCTTGGCGCTGACGTGGTCGGCGAGGTCGCACGTGGAGGTGACGTTGGCGAGCACGTGATCGGAGTCAGCTTTGACGATGTCGAGGACCGTCGAGGACCTGTGGAGGCTCAGGAGCTGCTTGTCGAGGTCGGTACGCTGGGAGAGGAGGTTGTCGAGGTCCAGATCTAAGGATCGCTGGTAGGCTATGCACTCGTGGAGGAGGCGAGTCATTGCCCCCACGTCCGTCAGGGCTCGCACGTGCGAGAGCGCCTCTTGGGTCCCGAATTTTATCGACGGTTGATCCGGCTCCattgcctctctctctctctctctctcgccgGTTTGAAGATCTGTGTGCGCCGGTGGTTCAGTTGGACTGTCGGAGCTGGAGAAGAGGAGGAAAGCACAAAAATACCAAATGAAATTACAAATATGTCCCGATATTTTAAGAGTGTTGCTAAACAAACTAGGGGTGGTATTTTAGACTGAAAAACCGCAAAAATCAACCGACAATTTACTTCAATGGAACTGCAATCGCGAAAAATCGAACCGCATTTGCAGTATGAAGAACCGAACCGCATTTGCGGTTGCGGTTAcggtatttgattttcaaaactTGCGGTTACCGCAAACTGcgactatatttttttattttaaaaaattgcatTTTGTAGATAGTATTGATGCTCAAATAACACTTGAGTTTGTAACTTTATTTTGTAACATTGGtgcattgcattttccttttagcTTGTGACCTTAATTAACTTCGAATATGATTTTTCCTTTAGGTTGtaattttaattcattttgcattgcattttccttttggtttgtaactttaaaggatttggaatttgaatgcttgagaagttgaggagattgtgaatttatatatgcttgagaagttgaggttgtgaatttatatttttttgttaaagtATGCTTGAAATCAAAAGACTTCAAAAGAAGCATCAAAATTAGGCATAAAATGTGGAAGATTGGATTTTTATGACACAAAAAGAACTTGCGGTTTTAAACCGCTAATTCACGGTAACCGACGGCTTTTGCGGTAAATTGCAAAAAGCAGTCGGTTTGTTGTTTCAAAAATCACCATACTGCAAATAGTcggtgacaggacccgacccaatttctactttggaattcgagccaagtcctgtgcgtgtccgacacctggcgaatgtcgggcaccaaggacctttttacccttcttaaattaaattctttttaacttaccttagacttctgccgaaatttcggcagagtctcccctgtattttgaccactcccaaaatttttcacctgttaaacaatcaataatttcacaccaaccgccagaatatctcaaataaccaATCTTAACTctagtttctcagtttcaactagatatcagagcattttttttttctaaatttttcagggTTTCAAGGGTTTTCTACGaaactctaccttacgtggtgaagtgaaaattttgcatggcccggtggtggatcccgtgcacttctacggcctgggggcgaaaaacaggttgaaaaatgtgagtggacaaaaataaggttcttagaaacaactttataaccataataacccccattgtaaaagtAGTTAAATAAAGctgaatacgtactctccATTGAAAGCATACtaaattcaaggcattctatataaatcatattcaagctcgaaaagTTTCGCACAAAAGCACTTGaaatcaaaacttgcataaaacactgaaatcaaacttgtataaaagctctgtattcaaaccttgcataactgaacaaatatacaAAGATATAGAATGcgcaaatatcaaagaaactggtttgaaatagctgaaaatcataacCGAATAAAAGAGctgaaaatcctttgaaaataccacctatttgtacccctgtcatatccgtcaattcccctggcaggactcgggcgccacgcagtccacccgagccgcaaactggcgaaatcaggggactatgatcaacctgtcccgccggcagattcctcgatgacaccaagtcagctcgagtcgctctggcaggatgcaggggaccgtagtcagcctgatccgcaatcctggcaggtctcggggacacagagtcagccgagccgcaatcctggcaggtctcgggacaccaagtctgccgagccgcaaatcctggcactcacggtccgagcgtccccagaactcgtgaggcaagtcaagtgcactgactaactgaaatcggactggatgtccgtagacatcggtccaactctgggtaatcaccaaagaaaatgggtacgaggtggttttaaaataattcctttagaaaaaaaaatatctgagtaataactgtaaagctcaagttgtgctgcggtctcaactgattccaacctcaaactctgtttctataactggtaaataagcagcacagacttatagaactatttctgtactaatcatgttcggaacctcaataaagcttactcaagatcaaataaagaaatttattcaaataaactcatttataaaactcattaatataaaatcaatagaaaatcacttatgaaatcttatttatagaaatcctttatataactcatttatataaaataattcgtgaaagaaagtccactcacagatggtccgagcaaATTTGGACCCttgaaggtctcttttgcagtcctgtcgggctcctgatgcctgattacccataaagattaaattaataaacggctgaataaaaagaatttcaactaaacaccctgccccggctcctagaaatacgtgtaCTTGTTTCAgattactcctatgcccaccttaGCTTTTTAATCAGTTAAACCGGCCTTAAGAGACCCGAAACCTTAataagcgataagctgccagatcggccgatccgggaccccgtgggtccacggtctctgatggccaatctgggctcctCTGAAGATTCCTTATAGaaaaggaaccatgttctgcgattttggtccgaaacggaccgtcggattagccaaaatcgcgttattgcttaaaatccaaaccctagccccagggttcgcgatttcggagtatccgggactccgattcgcaatccgttgaatcctacacgatcctgagatcatgtagaccgacatatccgaaatccagcgcgatccgattatttgacgatactgcacccacggatcgcgcgatatggaaaatccgttcggggctcaaacggactccgaatcgagatccgcgaaatcctacgtgctcgtgacggcacgagggtcacaaaaatgtacagaattacttcaccaccctcgcccacgcgccccagcaggcgcgggcagattcgggtgtctaaagcgataccgggtggccgaaaaatctcgaaaccaagactccaaaatcctaccctaggtaaagcaccccatttggagtcacttttgttcttgaacataccccaaaaagtgaccggaaataGTATTTtttggcggccgaagtttcggccaaatttcaagtcgaaaattgatcgctttagagctaaaatcgatcgaaacccatacatccatcagctagaacacgaaaaatagctgagaaatcataccttactagatcgatttggtggagaaacgaaggagaattttgagctggaagttcggatgAACTCGggcgaacctccgtcggaaaacatggttttccgatcAACTCCGCGCGGCCCAcgggtggaggtcggtcaggtcgTGACGGCGAGAGGaaggcggacccgatggtacccacggcggagatcggcttggcctgtggtggccggaccGTCGCCGAGAAGGCGAAGGGTCGCACGGCCAAGTcgcgcgggaggagagagaaaagagagaggaaaaactgacgggggagaggagagagagtggggataaaaatctgactttttggccaaattaccgttttgtccttcgcggtttttagactatatcttcttcgttgtagctccgattcgggtctactccgtgtctacggactcgtttcgccgtgctctacgcaatggcttaaacggaattgccaaattcttttccgatcaaaaagtcaattttcccCCTATTAattaatgcgagggcaaaatagtctttttgttagaagatattttccttactttttagatattttctttctttttagatatttcaTTACAGTCGGTCGGTTTGCGGTTTGAGCAAAAATTTGCGGTTACCGAACCGCAACCACCCCTAAAacaaattctaaaattaactgagtacaccctatgatctaacatcataatatgtaaatcaaaatgtaaaattaactaagtataCCATATTttactaccaaaaataccccgtacaccctaatacactCTCACACAACACTAAACCCATACAACTTATTAATTGCACTTCCGGCACGAACAATGCTAGAGAGGATTGACTTGCAAAAGTTTCCGTCAACCATCAGTGGTTCAGATGAATAGTCAAGCACACCTTTCTCCTCCTCATCCATAGGCACACTATCAATAGCATGCAACGATATtagataatataaaatataaaaaaatattcaattgATTTCTTAATTGCAAACATAAAATGCCCGACAATGAATCTGGCTGAGTGTATTGATTAGTTTACAATTAGTCGATCATCTATTGATGGAAGCTTATTGCCTGGGATACTTGTATGGGAGTCTATTTGTTATAAAGGCCTACACCTGGATAACCTTCAAGATCTTCACCACTAAAATCGGATCGAAAGATTATGGATCGTCTTACAAAGAGGCCAAAGGGTTTGCTAGGGTAAACCAACACCTGAAAATTGTTCACATACTCATGAGTGCAAACAATAGCaggtccaaaaaaaaaaaagcatattcCCCAATTACATGGTTGTGATAGGATCAGTAGGGTCTGTGAAAGCCTATAACCAAGTCATCATTACTCTAGAAATTATCAACAAATTGTTGGAGTTAATACTAAAGTTTTTGAAAGTAGGATTTTTGGTTTACatttgattagggttgaatatggtaAGTAAggtatatttattaaaatttaaaatggcTATAAACAATCATTCCGTTAATTTATAATTAGAAGATAattctaaataaaatatataaaaaaattaaaatatatttcatatataatatatatgaaatataataaaatatcaaaaaaacaTAGTACTATAgaatagtaaaaaaaaatcttactATTTAATTAAGCTAATTAAGATATTAATTATCGATAAACATATATTTGAGAAATAGATCGAAATTTAATATTACaattgtttcacaattcaatatatcttttttggtcattttatattagggtaaattagtaattcaataaataatttgatagTAGAGtatactcagttaattttaaggtttgtttagcagcactctattttaatctttgatcaattttagatttttcttaagaattaattaaggacTTCTAGTCCTCGTCGCCCacttaacat
The Prunus dulcis chromosome 2, ALMONDv2, whole genome shotgun sequence DNA segment above includes these coding regions:
- the LOC117618804 gene encoding pyruvate dehydrogenase E1 component subunit alpha-3, chloroplastic; the protein is MSFSATNLAQPLQLNTATPRSNDKPSLLLPKTSSFLGSTRNFRPTSLSANPSHSNAHRRSAVVAVSEAVKEKKLHASTNLLITKEEGLELYEDMVLGRSFEDMCAQMYYRGKMFGFVHLYNGQEAVSTGFIKLTKKEDSVVSTYRDHVHSLSKGVPAREVMSELFGKATGCCRGQGGSMHMFSKEYNVLGGFAFIGEGIPVATGAAFSSRYRREVLKQADCDHVTLAFFGDGTANNGQFFECLNMAALWKLPIVFVVENNLWAIGMSHLRATSDPEIWKKGPAFGMPGVHVDGMDVLKVREVAKEAIGRARRGEGPTLVECETYRFRGHSLADPDELRDPAEKAHYAARDPITALKKYILENNLATEQELKAIHKKIDELVEDAVEFADESPLPPRSQLLENVFADPKGFGIGPDGSYRCEDPKFTQGTAHV
- the LOC117619789 gene encoding conserved oligomeric Golgi complex subunit 4-like, whose product is MEPDQPSIKFGTQEALSHVRALTDVGAMTRLLHECIAYQRSLDLDLDNLLSQRTDLDKQLLSLHRSSTVLDIVKADSDHVLANVTSTCDLADHVSAKVRELDLAQSRVKSTLLRLEAIVELGNCIDGVKQALDTQDYESAAKYVQRFIQIDSEYRDSGSEQREQLMESKRQLESIIRKKLSEAVDQREHPTVLRFIRLYTPLGLETEGLQVYVGYLRKVIGMRSRLEFEHLVELMEQNNPIQTVNFVGCLTNLFKDIVLAVEDNDEILRGLCGEDGVVYAICELQEECDTRGSLILKKYMEYRRLPKLSSEINAQNKNLLNVGGVGVGSEGPDPREVELFLEEILSLMQLGEDYTEFMVSKIKGFTNVDPDLGPRATKAFRSGSFSKVVQEITGFYVILEGFFMVENVRKAIRIDEQGPDSLMTSMVDDVFYVLQSCLRRAISTLNISSVIAVLSGASSLLSNEYHEALQQKMREPNLGAKLFLGGVGVQKTGTEIATVLNNLDVSSEYVLKLKHEIEEQCLEVFPAPVDREKVKSCLSELGNISNTFKQALNAGLEQLVATVAPRLRPVLDHVGTISYELSEAQYANNEVNDPWVQRLLHAVEMNVAWLQPLMTANNYDSFIHLVLDFIVKRLEATMIQKRFSQLGGLQLDRDARALVSHFSSMTQRTVRDKFARLTQMATILNLEKVSEILDFWGENSGPMTWRLTPAEVRRVLSLRVDFKPEAISALKL